In the genome of Triticum urartu cultivar G1812 chromosome 5, Tu2.1, whole genome shotgun sequence, one region contains:
- the LOC125506940 gene encoding neutral ceramidase-like has protein sequence MEASSCLRYQVCGFGLSWIWLCLLLLHLLQNCSLVLSDSPYLVGMGSYDITGPAADVNMMGYANAEQVTSGIHFRLKSRAFIVAEPDDGKRAVFVNLDACMASQLVNIKVLDRLKARYGDLYNENNVAISGIHTHAGPGGYLQYVVYIITSLGFVRQSFDVIVDGIEQSIVEAHNNLRPGKIYVNKGDLLDAGVNRSPSGYLNNPAEERSKYRYNVDKEMTLVKFVDDEFGPVGSFNWFATHGTSMSRTNSLISGDNKGAAARFMEDWAEQNGLPKHTAHANSNDFGSLHLPRRVSTIIPEPDEITDDLMQLASSYKASGGRILASSNITRRIRNTQENSAKFVSAFCQSNCGDVSPNVLGAFCIDTNLPCDFNHSTCNGKNELCYGRGPGYPNEFESTRIIGDRQFLKAVDLFNSASEELQGKIDYRHTYLDFSQLEVSVSTSTGGQQVVKTCPAAMGFSFAAGTTDGPGAFDFKQGDDKGNPFWRLVGGILKKPGKEQVDCQAPKPILLDTGEMKEPYDWAPAILPIQIIRIGQLVILSVPGEFTTMAGRRLRDAVKNVLISGSNGEFNSNTHVVIAGLTNTYSQYVTTFEEYQVQRYEGASTLYGPHTLSAYIQEFQKLATAMVANKEIAATNILPPDMLDKQIGLLPGVILDSTPPGVHFGDVSSDVAANSDFRKGSTVNATFHSACPRNDLLTDGTFALVERLNGDNWIPVYDDDDWSLRFKWSRPSKLSPESFATLEWTIPEDAVPGVYRLRHFGASKPLIGSIEHFTGTSRAFAVR, from the exons ATGGAGGCTTCGTCTTGCTTGCGCTACCAAGTCTGCGGTTTTGGTTTGTCCTGGATATGGCTATGTCTTCTTTTACTGCATCTCCTTCAGAATTGCAGCCTGGTGCTCTCGGACTCTCCTTATCTGGTCGGCATGGGGAGCTATGACATAACAGGGCCTGCGGCAGATGTTAACATGATGGGATATGCAAATGCGGAGCAGGTTACATCAGGGATTCACTTCAGGCTAAAGTCACGAGCGTTTATTGTTGCGGAGCCTGACGATGGAAAGCGTGCTGTCTTTGTGAATCTCGACGCTTGCATGGCATCACAGCTTGTGAATATAAAGGTGCTCGACAGGCTAAAAGCAAG GTACGGTGATCTTTATAATGAGAATAACGTGGCTATCAGTGGTATCCATACCCATGCTGGGCCTGGAGGTTATCTGCAGTATGTAGTCTATATTATCACATCACTTGGGTTTGTTCGTCAGTCATTTGATGTAATTGTCGATGGCATTGAGCAAAGTATTGTTGAAGCTCATAACAATCTCCGTCCTGGGAAAATCTATGTGAATAAAG GTGACCTTCTGGATGCTGGTGTGAATCGCAGCCCGAGTGGGTATCTGAATAACCCGGCTGAAGAGAGAAGCAAATATCGATACAATGTTGATAAAGAAATGACCCTTGTTAAGTTTGTAGATGATGAATTCGGTCCAGTTGGAAGCTTTAATTGGTTTGCGACTCACGGAACATCAATGAGTCGTACAAATTCTTTGATAAGCGGTGATAACAAAGGAGCAGCTGCACGTTTCATGGAAGACTGGGCTGAACAAAATGGCCTTCCTAAGCATACAGCTCATGCAAATTCTAATGATTTTGGATCTTTGCACCTTCCGAGAAGAGTCTCTACAATAATACCAGAACCAGATGAGATAA CGGATGACTTGATGCAATTAGCATCATCCTACAAGGCCTCAGGTGGCAGAATATTGGCAAGTTCAAATATCACTAGGCGCATTAGAAACACTCAAGAAAACAGTGCCAAATTTGTTTCCGCATTTTGCCAGTCAAACTGTGGAGATGTCAGTCCAAATGTCTTGGGAGCATTTTGCATAGACACCAACCTTCCTTGTGACTTCAATCACAGCACGTGCAATGGGAAGAACGAACTTTGCTATGGACGAGGTCCAGG GTATCCTAATGAATTCGAAAGTACCCGCATAATTGGGGATAGGCAATTTCTGAAGGCTGTAGATCTCTTTAATTCGGCTTCAGAAGAACTACAAGGAAAAATTGACTATCGTCACACTTACTTAGATTTCTCGCAACTCGAAGTTAGTGTTTCGACGAGTACGGGAGGTCAGCAGGTGGTGAAAACATGCCCAGCAGCCATGGGGTTTTCATTTGCTGCTGGAACCACAGATGGCCCTGGAGCTTTTGATTTCAAACAAGGAGATGACAAG GGAAACCCTTTCTGGAGATTAGTGGGAGGCATACTAAAGAAACCAGGGAAAGAGCAAGTCGACTGCCAAGCTCCGAAACCAATATTGCTAGACACTGGTGAAATGAAGGAACCATATGATTGGGCG CCTGCGATACTTCCCATTCAGATCATAAGAATTGGTCAGCTGGTTATCTTGTCTGTTCCTGGAG AATTCACGACAATGGCCGGCAGGCGGTTACGTGATGCTGTAAAAAATGTACTGATAAGTGGCAGCAATGGTGAATTTAATTCCAACACTCACGTTGTTATTGCGGGGCTGACAAACACATATTCTCAGTATGTTACAACATTCGAAGAATACCAAGTCCAAAGATACGAG GGTGCGTCAACTTTGTACGGTCCCCACACCTTGAGTGCATACATTCAAGAGTTTCAGAAACTTGCCACGGCTATGGTTGCAAACAAAGAGATCGCAGCAACAAACATTCTACCTCCTGACATGTTGGACAAGCAAATCGGACTGCTGCCAGGCGTCATTCTCGACTCGACTCCTCCTGGTGTTCACTTTGGGGATGTCAGCTCCGACGTCGCAGCAAACTCAGACTTCCGGAAGGGCAGTACCGTGAATGCTACGTTCCATTCGGCCTGTCCAAGGAATGATCTTCTAACCGACGGTACCTTCGCGCTCGTTGAGAGGCTGAATGGTGACAACTGGATTCCTGTCTACGACGATGACGATTGGTCTTTGCGATTCAAGTGGTCGAGGCCTTCGAAACTCAGTCCGGAGAGCTTTGCGACGCTGGAGTGGACCATTCCTGAAGATGCCGTCCCTGGTGTTTACAGGCTACGGCATTTCGGTGCCTCCAAGCCGCTGATAGGGTCGATCGAGCATTTTACAGGTACCTCTCGCGCGTTTGCAGTGCGTTAA